TAACAGAGCTGTATGAATATTTCGCTTAAAAAGAAAAAAAGAACCGAAATTTTCGGTTCTTGGAAATGGTGTAGGGTGAATTACTGTTAGGGTTGGGAATTGGCGCTACGGAGGGGACGCTTTCTAGAGGGCCCGCGGTGAGCCAACTGTTCGCTGCGCTCTCTTAGTTGTCTCACCTGATCGGGCTGATCCTCCCAGAGTCGCCCCTCCTACGCGCCAATCCCTAACAATCAGAGCGGGTGATACGTATTGAAGTCAATGAAATAAGTGTTGTAACTGGTTCTGTACTTTAACTTTAATAAGTTGAAACACAACAATAATTGAGACACTACCTACAATGAGCGATATAAGTACCTCCACTAGGTAAGTAGGATTGAAGCGGAAGTTGGGGGCGACTCCTGGGGAATCAGAGTGATCTTGAGACCCTGGACTGAACGAAGTGAGGGAAGCGGCTCAAGATTGCTCCCCCGGAAAGCGTCCCCCAACTGGAGCTTTAATCCTCACGCACTCACTAATTAGCTTACATTTTTAAAGCGTTTAATTTACGACCATCAATTAAATATGTTAATCGTAGTGATGATGATCGGCATCGAGACGACGTCTATGAGGAAGGCGCCTACGATAGGAACGATCAAGAAGGCCTTGCGTGACGGACCATAACGTCCTGTAACGGCTGCCATGTTCGCCATCGCGTTAGGTGTCGCACCTAAGCTGTGGCCTGCGAAACCAGCAATCATAACCGCTGCGTCGTAATCCTTACCGAGCAAGCGGAACAGGATGAAGATCGCAAACAATGCAACGAAGACTACTTGTACCAAGACAATCAGCAACAATGGAAGCGCCAAATCCGCAACTTCCCACAGCTTGATGCTCATTAACGCCATCGATAAGAAAATACCAAGTGATACGTCGCCAATCACGTTGATGCTCGTCATATGAACCGCATCTTCCTTCACGCGGTCCACAATGTTTCGTACAATCACTGCAACAAACATTGCGCCTACGTAACCAGGCATGACGAAACCAGTAGCGCTAGAGAACAGATCCCCAATCAACGTACCGCCTGCGATACAAAGTGTAATCAATAACGTTTGTATTAGGAAGTTATCGGTGTTGATTGGTTTTTCAAAGGATTCCACAGAATACGCTTCTCCATGTTCGACTTCCGTAGATTTTAAATTATATTTATTGACCAAGTATTTCACGATAGGACCGCCGATGAGACCGCCTGCTACGAGTCCGAAAGTAGCTGCCGCAATACCGATGGATAATGCAGAATCAATTCCAAGACTTTCTAACGTTTCCCCGTAAGCAGTAGCACCTCCATGCCCGCCTTCCATGGAGACAGCTCCAGCCATCATACCGATCAACGGATGCAGACCAAATATGTAGGACATGGAAACCCCTATAGCGTTTTGAGCCAGTGCTAAGA
This window of the Sporosarcina ureae genome carries:
- the gltS gene encoding sodium/glutamate symporter gives rise to the protein MTIELNQITTLFLALALLTLGTMLVRKVGFLQKFCIPAPVVGGLLFAILATILKYFNLLSFTLDTSLQNLFMLTFFTTVGLGASFRLIRLGGKLLMIYWAACGFLALAQNAIGVSMSYIFGLHPLIGMMAGAVSMEGGHGGATAYGETLESLGIDSALSIGIAAATFGLVAGGLIGGPIVKYLVNKYNLKSTEVEHGEAYSVESFEKPINTDNFLIQTLLITLCIAGGTLIGDLFSSATGFVMPGYVGAMFVAVIVRNIVDRVKEDAVHMTSINVIGDVSLGIFLSMALMSIKLWEVADLALPLLLIVLVQVVFVALFAIFILFRLLGKDYDAAVMIAGFAGHSLGATPNAMANMAAVTGRYGPSRKAFLIVPIVGAFLIDVVSMPIIITTINIFN